A stretch of Prunus dulcis chromosome 6, ALMONDv2, whole genome shotgun sequence DNA encodes these proteins:
- the LOC117631949 gene encoding formamidase-like isoform X1, which yields MTSATTRNLCIFLSYLSQLPSSKSKQQNLDIVMASYGPRLVVPIDVKKKPWEQKLPLHNRWHPDIPPVAEVTVGDVFRVEMVDFSGGGITKEYTAEDIKHANPSIVHYLSGPIRVLDKDGTPAKPGDLLAVEICNLGPLPGDEWGFTATFDRENGGGFLTDHFPCATKAIWYFEGIYAYSPQIPGVRFPGLTHPGIVGTAPSMELLNIWNERERELEENGLNSMKLCEVLHQRPLANLPSTKGCVLGGIKEGTPEWEKIALEAARTIPGRENGGNCDIKNLSSGSKIHLPVFIEGANLSTGDMHFSQGDGEISFCGAIEMSGFLELKCEIIRDGMKEYLTPMGPTPLHVNPIFEIGPVEPRFSEWLVFEGISVDESGKQHYLDATVAYKRAVLNAIDYLSKFGYSKEQSYLLLSCCPCEGRISGIVDSPNAIATLAIPTAIFDQDIRPRANKVPVGPRIVRKPDVLKCTYDGNLATTRNPSSAT from the exons ATGACTTCAGCCACAACAAGGAATCTTTGCATCTTTTTATCTTACCTTTCCCAATTGccttcatcaaaatcaaaacagcAAAACTTGGACATAGTTATGGCATCTTATGGACCAAGACTGGTTGTGCCTATAGATGTGAAGAAGAAACCATGGGAACAGAAGCTTCCACTTCACAACCGATGGCACCCGGACATACCACCGGTGGCAGAAGTTACAGTTGGAGATGTTTTTCGAGTCGAAATGGTGGATTTTAGTGGAGGTGGTATTACCAAAGAATACACAGCAGAGGACATCAAACATGCCAATCCCTCCATT GTTCATTATCTTAGTGGGCCAATTAGAGTTTTGGACAAGGATGGCACTCCAGCAAAGCCAGGTGATCTTCTGGCAGTTGAGATATGCAACCTGGGTCCTCTCCCTGGAGATGAATGGGGTTTCACAGCAACATTTGACAGAGAAAATGGAGGGGGTTTTCTCACTGACCATTTTCCTTGTGCAACCAAAGCTATTTGGTACTTTGAAGGGATATATGCGTACTCACCTCAAATACCAG GAGTGAGATTCCCAGGTTTAACCCACCCCGGAATAGTTGGAACAGCACCATCGATGGAACTCCTGAATATATGGAATGAAAGGGAGAGAGAACTTGAAGAAAATGGACTCAACTCTATGAAACTATGTGAGGTTTTGCATCAACGACCATTGGCTAACCTACCATCAACAAAAGGTTGCGTCCTCGGAGGG ATCAAGGAGGGCACTCCTGAATGGGAAAAGATAGCCTTGGAGGCTGCAAGAACAATTCCAggaagagaaaatggtggcAATTGTGACATTAAAAATCTTAGTAGTGGTTCAAAGATACACCTTCCAGTATTCATTGAAGGAGCAAATCTTAGCACTGGTGACATGCACTTTTCCCAGGGCGACGGTGAAATTTCATTCTGTGGAGCAATTGAGATGAGTGGTTTCCTGGAGCTCAA GTGTGAAATTATAAGGGATGGAATGAAAGAATACCTTACACCAATGGGGCCCACTCCTCTTCATGTGAACCCAATCTTTGAGATAGGCCCTGTCGAGCCAAGATTTTCAGAATGGTTGGTGTTTGAGGGCATCAGTGTTGATGAGAGTGGGAAGCAGCATTACCTAGATGCAACTGTTGCTTATAAGCGTGCAGTACTGAATGCTATTGACTACCTCTCTAAATTTGGATACTCCAAAGAGCag AGCTACCTTCTGTTGTCATGCTGCCCATGTGAGGGAAGAATTTCTGGAATAGTGGACTCTCCCAATGCCATTGCAACCTTAGCAATCCCAACAGCTATCTTTGACCAG GATATACGTCCAAGAGCAAACAAGGTGCCAGTTGGGCCTCGGATAGTGAGGAAACCAGATGTCCTGAAATGTACTTATGATGGAAATTTGGCAACTACAAGGAACCCTAGCTCAGCAACATAA
- the LOC117631949 gene encoding formamidase-like isoform X2: MAPTTPRLVVPIDLNNKPWQQKLPLHNRWHPHIPPVAEVKTGEVFRVEMVDWTGGSIKDDDSALDIKSIDLSTVHYLSGPIRVLDKDGTPAKPGDLLAVEICNLGPLPGDEWGFTATFDRENGGGFLTDHFPCATKAIWYFEGIYAYSPQIPGVRFPGLTHPGIVGTAPSMELLNIWNERERELEENGLNSMKLCEVLHQRPLANLPSTKGCVLGGIKEGTPEWEKIALEAARTIPGRENGGNCDIKNLSSGSKIHLPVFIEGANLSTGDMHFSQGDGEISFCGAIEMSGFLELKCEIIRDGMKEYLTPMGPTPLHVNPIFEIGPVEPRFSEWLVFEGISVDESGKQHYLDATVAYKRAVLNAIDYLSKFGYSKEQSYLLLSCCPCEGRISGIVDSPNAIATLAIPTAIFDQDIRPRANKVPVGPRIVRKPDVLKCTYDGNLATTRNPSSAT; the protein is encoded by the exons ATGGCTCCTACGACTCCAAGACTAGTTGTGCCAATAGACTTGAACAACAAACCATGGCAGCAAAAACTACCTCTTCACAATCGTTGGCACCCTCACATACCCCCAGTGGCTGAGGTTAAAACTGGTGAGGTCTTTAGAGTAGAGATGGTTGACTGGACTGGAGGTTCTATTAAAGATGATGACTCTGCACTAGATATAAAATCTATAGACCTCTCAACT GTTCATTATCTTAGTGGGCCAATTAGAGTTTTGGACAAGGATGGCACTCCAGCAAAGCCAGGTGATCTTCTGGCAGTTGAGATATGCAACCTGGGTCCTCTCCCTGGAGATGAATGGGGTTTCACAGCAACATTTGACAGAGAAAATGGAGGGGGTTTTCTCACTGACCATTTTCCTTGTGCAACCAAAGCTATTTGGTACTTTGAAGGGATATATGCGTACTCACCTCAAATACCAG GAGTGAGATTCCCAGGTTTAACCCACCCCGGAATAGTTGGAACAGCACCATCGATGGAACTCCTGAATATATGGAATGAAAGGGAGAGAGAACTTGAAGAAAATGGACTCAACTCTATGAAACTATGTGAGGTTTTGCATCAACGACCATTGGCTAACCTACCATCAACAAAAGGTTGCGTCCTCGGAGGG ATCAAGGAGGGCACTCCTGAATGGGAAAAGATAGCCTTGGAGGCTGCAAGAACAATTCCAggaagagaaaatggtggcAATTGTGACATTAAAAATCTTAGTAGTGGTTCAAAGATACACCTTCCAGTATTCATTGAAGGAGCAAATCTTAGCACTGGTGACATGCACTTTTCCCAGGGCGACGGTGAAATTTCATTCTGTGGAGCAATTGAGATGAGTGGTTTCCTGGAGCTCAA GTGTGAAATTATAAGGGATGGAATGAAAGAATACCTTACACCAATGGGGCCCACTCCTCTTCATGTGAACCCAATCTTTGAGATAGGCCCTGTCGAGCCAAGATTTTCAGAATGGTTGGTGTTTGAGGGCATCAGTGTTGATGAGAGTGGGAAGCAGCATTACCTAGATGCAACTGTTGCTTATAAGCGTGCAGTACTGAATGCTATTGACTACCTCTCTAAATTTGGATACTCCAAAGAGCag AGCTACCTTCTGTTGTCATGCTGCCCATGTGAGGGAAGAATTTCTGGAATAGTGGACTCTCCCAATGCCATTGCAACCTTAGCAATCCCAACAGCTATCTTTGACCAG GATATACGTCCAAGAGCAAACAAGGTGCCAGTTGGGCCTCGGATAGTGAGGAAACCAGATGTCCTGAAATGTACTTATGATGGAAATTTGGCAACTACAAGGAACCCTAGCTCAGCAACATAA